The sequence AACAGGATAAAAGGTTATGACTTTCAACTTGTGATGatattatttggaattattatcTCCTTTGATAATAAAAGGTTTGACACAatgtaatttattttatttttatttagcaTTATTATCTCCTTTCATGTATTCTAAGTGATATGACGATGTAATTTTTTTATATCATCAGTTCATATAGAACTtatatctctctttttttttttttacgtatTTAAAAGAAGCTAGAAAGGTTAATAAGATCTAAACGTGCAATATTACTGTTTAAATTGTGATCTTTTAATCACCgataaagaacaagaaaaagtTAATTACCATCCATTTTTCTTGATTAGTTTATCCAAACTATCTTCACTTTCCAGATCAATAAACTCCCCTGAGTTTGATCTTTCCTGCTCCAATTTAGCTGCCTCCTCAAATATAATATTTGCCTGTCTCCAATTAAAACAGCCAAAAGTAGATATTAATTTCTAAAAAGACTATATTACTATGTTTTTTTGTAATTAAAGTGAATATCACATTAATTACTATATAGTACCTGTTTTTGGCTTTGAGGTGATAGCATAGAAATATATCTCTGATGCTCTTCTTCTATTTGTTTCTTGGATCTCCAATATGCTTCAATCTCTTCCTTTGTTAGTGACTTATTTTTCCGATATTTCACTAGAATAATCcaacaaagaaaataatcaatAACTACGGCTTAGTcccaaataatttaaaattagctaTATGAATCAAAATTTCTTTCTTTAAGCTCAACTCATATCATCATGCATGACAGATATAACTTTTCAGTTACGAATTCAACTAAACCCATAGCTTTGGACATGGAGTATGGATCTATACTTAAAAACTTATTAAAACTTCAACAAGTATTAAATTTGAATCCATAATTTTTAACTACAATAAGTTCAATGTTCTAATTTTTACAAATTGAATTCATTAAATTTAAATGCTGGATCCGACTATACTAAACATAGAGTACTCCTAAACATATAGTAACATTTATAAAGCAAacaaaaatgaagtaaaaaagGGGCTAATTTTTCAGTTAAGGAAATAAAGGGACTTACTAGCTTGAGGATCAGAAACAGGAGAATCCCAACCTGCCATAAGAGAACCCATATCTGTTTGCTTGCTAATTTCTTAATTAAACAAATTATAGACAATTCACTCAAGTTGTATGTAAAACCTATTGAAAAACTCACTCTATTTATAGAGCAAGAAGCACACTGTCATAGGTTTATGGTGGGGCCTACCTTAAGTTGCTAATCTTATCtctaacaaaacaaaaaaatattatttgattaTTGGTTTAGAATTAGATTATGTGTTAAACCAGGGACTTGGCCATATGGTTTCTTTATAGTAGTAAATTAAGTGTTAATAGTGCCTGGAATATTTTAGCCGCCCATAGATATTCATGCAAGGTGACAATAGCTTAGTGATGAtgataaaatataaagaaatgaAAATATCTTCTATCCATTATGGTATGTCCACTATGTTGTCACGTCAGATAATATAATGCAACATCAATTCTTATCCTTTTGGGCCCGTTTGATTCTTTTAGGGGAAAAAAGGAGGATTGAAAAATAGTGAGCATTTGTAAAGTTAATAAAAAATAGATATTATTTTGTTGCAATATGGAAAATTTCAATATAATATACCGCAGATTGGAGTACAATTGTAtgtgaactttcagcatattatgtagAAGCACCGGtacacagaaagttccagcataatatactatagaatggagcacttgtgtatgaacttccagcatattatgttggaactccagcgcAAGAAAAGtttcaacataatatactggagattggagcacctgtgtatggactttcaacatattatattggaactccagcatGTTATGTGGAAGTTCACatataaaaaattcgaactctagCATagtatgctggaatattttcagattttgaataatatttttgtttatatttatcttttacatgaaagtgactaaatttcgattacttttaaaattgtgactatttttcaattaccacttgtaaatttgATAATCTTTTAATTTCTCCCGTGATATATTAATGATGCTCATGACCGAGAGCGGGCTAACAAGAGAGGGTCAAAAGACAGATCGACTGATTTTTACACTCGTAAGCTTATGAAAAAAGAGATACATATAATATTTTAGGTGAATCACATATCAGAATGGAACAAAAAAGTATAAAGTTTTATAAGATATATTACAATATTATATATAATGCGCGCTTTTAGCTCGATAATACCATTGCCCAAGAGACCAATATGTGAGATCTATTGGATGAAAGTGAACAATACGTATTATGATCATCTTGGGCTATGTCACCAAAAATAAATCAAGCTTTTGTTTTAAAAAAGGCAGAATGACCTAAATGATACTTGTACTTATACCACTTTGTCATGCTGGTCCCCAAACTTAGATATTTGTCAATTGAACACTTATACTCATTCAAAACGTGAATAATAAACGCTTATCCAAGGAGGCTGCCAGTGCGTGTATGACAATCGCCTACACGTAGGACGCCACATCAATAAAATAAAACCACGTAGGCTCCAAGTCACATATGATGGCCAAATAGAATAAAAAATCGGCAAAGGATTATTTACCCCCCGAACCCACATTTTCCCCTCATTTTACAATTACCCGCGTACTTATGGCTTAGATAGTATCGAATAACGGTGAGTCTCTCCTCTTTTCTCCGTCGTTGTTGCCGGGATTTTCATCTGTACAGTTGTTATCGAAGTTTGTGGGGTAAGTTTCTTCATTTGTTCttcatattttgtctttattGTTCTACATTTCCCTCTATTTATGGGGCTTTTGCTCTGTTTAGGATTTTTTAGGGGAATGTTGGTTAGGTCGTAATTGTTGTTTAATATCCCTTAATATATAGGGCTTTTGTTGTGTTTTGCTACATGTTAGAGTGAAAGCCCATTTTAATGTAGTGTCATGCATGTAATGACATATTTGGTTATTCTGTTTAGTGTTTTGGGTTTTTGTTGTCAAGCAGAATTTCATCCTATGTTTATGCCCTTTTTTGTGATGTTTGTTGGGTCTCCTTCTTGTTAGTGGTCCACCACAGTATTTCTGAATATTATAAGGCATTGTGGGAACGAAAAAGGAATCTTGGAAgcttttttactttaaaaatctGTCTTTTTTGTTGGTTTGTTTATGGAGTTGTGTAAAGGTGCAACTTTTGATAACAAATAGTCATTGATAACACTGTTTTTTTTGTTACTTTGCAGGTATGAAAAGAAAATGTCTTCAACCCTAGTTAACCTACAAATCCACCACAGTGATAATTTTGTATCCGACCCTGACCTAAGGTATGCAAATGGACTAACTTGTCCTCAATTAGCTACAATTGATGTTGATGAGCTACATATTATGTTGTTTCACAAGTTTGCTAGTGACTTAGGATTTTTAGAAGTTGATTTGTTTGGATGCAAAGTTAACAAAAGGGGTGACTATTACATTTTAAAAACAGATGCTGATATGTTAAAGTTTCTTAATACATTGAAAGGTGGTGACTTTGTTGATGTTTGTATTGTCCATAAAATTGGTGAGTCTATTCTTATTGAGGACATAACTGAACTAGACCACACTATACAAACAGATGGGCATGACAGTGGGTTAAATGCTAGGGCTGATGTGTCACTCCCAACTATGATATAAATAGGACTGAAAATGACAAAGATAAGGGTAAAGGGGCAGATATAAATGAAGATATAGAAGAATTAGATGAATGTGAAGGTAATAACTTCTCATCATATCACCTTCAAACATCAGAATCTGATTTTGATGAGGACCTTGATGATTCTAAAGGGTCGGACTCACTGTTTGATATAGATGAGAATATTGAAGAGTGTAGTGATATGGAAGATGATTTAGCTGAAATTAGACAGTCTAAACTCAACAAAAAGAAGAATGACCAAGTAAATGTAGATGAGATACCATCTGGTCCAGTTGGTATAAATGCTGGTTTTGAAGATATGCATAAGAACAAAAAGGGAAAATATGAAGGGAAACTAGGAGGGGATGACCAGTATTTTGATAGCTCAGTTC is a genomic window of Nicotiana tabacum cultivar K326 chromosome 16, ASM71507v2, whole genome shotgun sequence containing:
- the LOC107831941 gene encoding uncharacterized protein LOC107831941 — translated: MGSLMAGWDSPVSDPQAMKYRKNKSLTKEEIEAYWRSKKQIEEEHQRYISMLSPQSQKQANIIFEEAAKLEQERSNSGEFIDLESEDSLDKLIKKNGWWISSNWAHLNEPPTRTPEGAAYKYVSQFHVANMAAGSDNKPAQTGINA